Proteins from one Azospirillum ramasamyi genomic window:
- a CDS encoding imelysin family protein translates to MSKRAAGLAAVAVVALMPFAAQAAAPAYKDVAKNYADIAHAAYEDATNSAKALKKAVDALVANPTEETLAKAREAWKAARVPYMQTEAFRFGNPIVDEWEGKVNAWPLDEGLIDYVDEGYAGGESNPYAKANVIANPKITAGGKTINATKITKELLADKLHEAGKVEANVATGYHAVEFLLWGQDLNGTGPGAGARKATDYAKGKDCTNGHCDRRAQYLTVATQMLVDDLAEMTAEWAPKGKARASIAKAPEGEGVARMLTGLGSLSYGELAGERMKLGLMLHDPEEEHDCFSDNTHNSHYYDVVGMVNVYNGSYTRTDGKTVSGASLSQLVAAKSTDADAAVKTAMSEAMKAMQAIKDTADSGKMAYDQMIAADNEEGNKLVAAAVDRLVDQKKALEGAVNTLGVSISIEGSDSLDDPSKVGK, encoded by the coding sequence ATGTCGAAGCGCGCTGCCGGCCTTGCCGCCGTAGCCGTCGTTGCCCTGATGCCGTTCGCCGCCCAGGCGGCGGCGCCGGCCTACAAGGACGTGGCGAAGAACTACGCCGACATCGCCCATGCCGCCTACGAGGACGCGACCAACAGCGCCAAGGCGCTGAAGAAGGCGGTCGACGCCCTGGTCGCCAATCCGACGGAGGAGACGCTGGCGAAGGCGCGCGAGGCCTGGAAGGCCGCCCGCGTTCCCTACATGCAGACCGAAGCCTTCCGCTTCGGCAACCCGATCGTCGACGAATGGGAAGGCAAGGTGAATGCCTGGCCGCTGGACGAGGGCCTGATCGACTATGTCGACGAAGGCTATGCCGGCGGCGAGAGCAACCCCTACGCCAAGGCCAACGTCATCGCCAACCCGAAGATCACGGCCGGCGGCAAGACCATCAACGCGACGAAGATCACCAAGGAACTGCTGGCCGACAAGCTGCACGAGGCCGGCAAGGTCGAGGCGAACGTCGCCACCGGCTATCACGCCGTCGAATTCCTGCTGTGGGGCCAGGATCTGAACGGCACCGGCCCCGGCGCTGGTGCGCGCAAGGCCACCGACTACGCCAAGGGCAAGGACTGCACCAACGGCCATTGCGACCGCCGCGCCCAGTACCTGACCGTCGCCACCCAGATGCTGGTCGACGACCTCGCCGAGATGACGGCGGAGTGGGCGCCGAAGGGCAAGGCCCGCGCCTCCATCGCCAAGGCCCCGGAAGGCGAAGGGGTCGCCCGCATGCTGACCGGCCTGGGGTCGCTGAGCTACGGCGAGCTGGCGGGCGAGCGCATGAAGCTCGGCCTGATGCTGCATGACCCGGAGGAGGAGCATGACTGCTTCTCCGACAACACCCACAACTCGCACTATTACGACGTCGTCGGCATGGTGAACGTCTACAACGGCAGCTACACGCGCACCGACGGCAAGACCGTGTCCGGCGCTTCGCTGTCGCAGCTGGTCGCCGCCAAGTCCACCGATGCCGACGCCGCGGTGAAGACCGCCATGTCCGAGGCCATGAAGGCGATGCAGGCGATCAAGGACACCGCCGACAGCGGCAAGATGGCCTATGACCAGATGATCGCCGCCGACAACGAGGAGGGCAACAAGCTGGT